In Salisediminibacterium beveridgei, one DNA window encodes the following:
- the gcvPB gene encoding aminomethyl-transferring glycine dehydrogenase subunit GcvPB has product MRTENQALIFEMSRPGRIAYSLPELDVDSVNVKDEIPEDWMRDEEPELPEVSELQLIRHYTALSRRNHGVDNGFYPLGSCTMKYNPKINEDAARLPGFAHIHPYQPEGSVQGALELMHTLQKTLSEITGMDQVTLQPAAGAHGEWTGLMLIRAFHEANGDYNRTKVIVPDSAHGTNPASAVVAGFESITVKSNERGMVDLDHLKELAGENTAALMLTNPNTLGLFEEDIVEMAEIIHSAGGKLYYDGANSNAILGIARPGDMGFDVVHLNLHKTFTTPHGGGGPGSGPVGVKKDLVPYLPAPQVVKKEDGFEFNYDIPESIGRVKPYYGNFGINVRAYTYIRTMGAFGLRKVSEYAVLNANYMFRRLEPYFDAPYTKHCKHEFVLSGKRQKQLGVRTLDIAKRLLDFGYHPPTIYFPINVEECLMIEPTETESKETLDEFCDAMIQIAKEAEEDPEMVQEAPHHTVINRLDETKAARQPILKYEVEKEHSKI; this is encoded by the coding sequence ATGCGAACTGAGAATCAAGCGTTGATTTTTGAAATGTCCAGACCGGGAAGGATTGCATACAGTTTACCCGAGCTCGATGTGGATTCCGTGAATGTGAAGGATGAAATCCCTGAAGATTGGATGCGCGATGAAGAACCGGAGCTGCCTGAGGTTTCCGAGTTGCAGTTAATCAGGCATTACACAGCATTATCACGGCGTAACCACGGCGTGGATAACGGGTTTTACCCTTTAGGATCATGCACAATGAAATACAATCCAAAGATCAATGAAGATGCTGCTCGTCTTCCGGGTTTTGCACATATCCACCCATACCAGCCTGAGGGGTCTGTACAGGGAGCGTTGGAACTGATGCACACTCTGCAGAAAACACTGTCAGAGATCACTGGGATGGACCAAGTGACATTGCAACCTGCGGCAGGGGCTCATGGTGAATGGACAGGATTGATGCTCATCAGGGCTTTCCATGAAGCGAATGGCGACTACAACCGAACGAAAGTAATCGTTCCGGATTCTGCGCATGGAACAAACCCTGCCTCAGCAGTGGTTGCCGGCTTTGAATCTATTACTGTGAAGTCGAATGAACGGGGAATGGTCGACCTTGACCACTTGAAAGAATTAGCCGGCGAAAATACTGCTGCATTGATGTTAACGAATCCAAATACTCTGGGGCTTTTTGAGGAAGACATTGTGGAGATGGCTGAAATAATTCATTCTGCAGGAGGGAAATTATATTATGACGGCGCGAATTCCAATGCCATTCTCGGAATTGCAAGACCGGGAGATATGGGCTTTGATGTTGTTCATTTGAATCTTCACAAAACGTTTACAACGCCTCACGGTGGGGGAGGACCCGGTTCCGGACCGGTGGGAGTTAAAAAAGATCTGGTGCCTTATTTGCCAGCACCTCAAGTTGTGAAAAAAGAGGATGGTTTTGAATTCAATTATGACATTCCTGAATCCATAGGCAGGGTCAAACCTTATTATGGCAATTTTGGAATTAATGTGAGAGCGTACACCTACATTCGTACGATGGGGGCTTTTGGTCTTAGAAAAGTCAGTGAATATGCGGTTTTGAACGCTAATTACATGTTCAGAAGACTCGAGCCATATTTCGATGCACCATACACAAAACATTGTAAGCATGAATTTGTGTTGTCTGGTAAACGTCAAAAACAGTTGGGTGTCAGAACATTGGATATAGCAAAACGATTGCTTGATTTCGGCTATCACCCACCAACGATTTATTTTCCAATTAATGTCGAGGAATGTTTGATGATCGAGCCAACTGAAACTGAATCCAAAGAAACTTTAGATGAATTCTGTGACGCAATGATTCAAATTGCGAAAGAAGCGGAAGAAGATCCGGAAATGGTTCAGGAAGCACCGCATCATACGGTCATTAACCGTCTTGATGAAACGAAAGCTGCTCGACAACCGATCTTGAAGTACGAGGTTGAAAAAGAGCACAGTAAAATCTGA
- a CDS encoding rhodanese-like domain-containing protein has product MDFIILVVVTILLVGWIIIRSKRPKYLTPVTEEEFKKNYRKAQLIDVREEKEFDGGHILGARNVPLSQLKQRITEIRPDQPVYMYCNTGSRTNQAAKIMRKKRNVQDMYTLKGGFKKWTGKVKK; this is encoded by the coding sequence ATGGATTTTATTATTTTAGTGGTAGTGACGATATTGCTTGTCGGCTGGATTATCATACGATCCAAGAGACCAAAGTATTTAACACCGGTCACAGAAGAAGAATTCAAAAAAAATTATCGTAAAGCACAACTTATCGATGTGCGTGAAGAGAAGGAATTTGACGGTGGTCATATTTTAGGTGCGAGAAATGTCCCCTTATCCCAGTTGAAACAGCGAATCACAGAAATTCGTCCTGATCAGCCGGTTTATATGTATTGCAATACCGGTTCGCGCACGAACCAGGCTGCAAAAATTATGCGAAAAAAACGCAACGTGCAAGATATGTATACACTAAAAGGCGGATTCAAAAAATGGACAGGCAAAGTTAAAAAATAG
- the gcvPA gene encoding aminomethyl-transferring glycine dehydrogenase subunit GcvPA, with amino-acid sequence MDHLRYIPMTEEDKGEMFKTIGISHLEELFMDIPEEVRMTGDMSLPPALDETSLMKELNRLAGLNRNIKEYPSFLGAGVYEHYIPSVVNHMLLRSEFYTAYTPYQPEISQGELQGIFEFQTMIAELTGMELANSSMYDGPTAFAEAAMMSAGHTKKKKILVSETVHPESIQVLKTSAKGQNLDVLVVPEKEGHTDIDQLKALYGSDVASVLVQSPNFFGQIEDLGAIESIAHQEKSLFIVSTNPLSLGLIKPPGAFGADVVIGDAQPFGIPAQFGGPHCGFFAVTRKLMRKVPGRLVGQTEDLDGRRGFVLTLQAREQHIRRDKATSNICSNQALNALAASITMSALGKKGIREMAEQNIQKARYAKRALEAKGLSICYTGPFFNEFVVKTPVHAEEACERLLKEGIIGGLPLNRFFTERTHEMLVAVTEIRSKEEIDLFAEVMGGIHNAN; translated from the coding sequence ATGGACCATTTGCGTTATATTCCAATGACGGAAGAAGACAAAGGTGAAATGTTTAAAACGATCGGGATAAGTCATCTTGAGGAATTGTTTATGGACATACCTGAAGAGGTCAGAATGACAGGTGACATGTCATTGCCACCTGCTCTTGATGAAACAAGTTTGATGAAGGAACTGAACCGTCTGGCGGGTTTAAACCGGAACATCAAAGAATACCCATCGTTTCTTGGTGCAGGTGTTTACGAACATTATATTCCATCCGTGGTGAATCACATGCTGCTTCGATCGGAATTCTATACGGCCTATACTCCTTATCAGCCGGAGATATCTCAAGGTGAATTGCAGGGAATTTTTGAATTTCAGACAATGATTGCTGAACTGACAGGAATGGAGCTTGCCAATTCTTCGATGTATGATGGCCCAACTGCGTTTGCGGAAGCGGCAATGATGAGCGCGGGCCATACAAAGAAGAAAAAAATTCTCGTTTCAGAAACGGTGCATCCGGAATCGATACAGGTACTGAAAACGAGTGCAAAAGGGCAAAATCTTGATGTTTTAGTAGTGCCTGAGAAAGAAGGCCATACAGATATCGATCAGTTGAAAGCTCTGTATGGTAGTGATGTGGCAAGTGTTCTTGTTCAATCCCCTAATTTTTTCGGGCAGATTGAAGATCTTGGTGCCATTGAGAGTATCGCTCACCAGGAGAAAAGTTTGTTCATCGTTTCCACGAACCCGCTGAGTCTGGGACTTATCAAACCGCCGGGCGCATTTGGTGCTGACGTTGTTATTGGCGATGCGCAGCCATTTGGAATTCCCGCGCAATTTGGCGGGCCGCATTGTGGATTTTTCGCTGTAACTCGTAAATTGATGCGAAAAGTTCCCGGGAGACTTGTTGGCCAGACAGAGGATCTCGATGGAAGGCGTGGCTTTGTCTTGACACTTCAAGCCAGGGAGCAGCATATCCGACGTGACAAAGCAACAAGTAATATTTGTTCGAATCAGGCTTTGAATGCACTGGCAGCTTCGATAACGATGAGTGCACTTGGAAAAAAAGGGATTCGAGAGATGGCTGAACAAAATATCCAAAAAGCCAGATACGCAAAGCGTGCTTTGGAAGCGAAAGGTTTGTCGATTTGTTATACAGGTCCATTTTTTAATGAGTTCGTTGTAAAGACACCTGTTCATGCCGAAGAAGCCTGTGAGCGATTGTTAAAAGAAGGAATCATTGGCGGTTTACCCCTCAATCGTTTTTTCACTGAAAGAACTCACGAAATGCTCGTAGCTGTAACAGAAATCCGTTCAAAAGAAGAAATTGACCTTTTTGCAGAAGTGATGGGAGGAATTCATAATGCGAACTGA